In the genome of Polaribacter sp. MED152, one region contains:
- the hemN gene encoding oxygen-independent coproporphyrinogen III oxidase, which translates to MKNLIQKYNVPGPRYTSYPTVPYWNNETFSKQKWIKSFQQSFIESNQKEGISLYIHLPFCESLCTFCACHKHITKRHEVEEEYIKTVINEWQLYVNLTDETPIIKELHLGGGTPTFFSKENLEYLIQGIFKNAKKHNNAEFSFEGHPSNTTKEQLQTLFNCGFTRVSFGVQDYNQNVQKAINRIQTFKEVQQVTDWAREIGYTSISHDLIFGLPHQTKENVIYTINKTKELKPDRISFYSYAHVPWVKGVGQRGFNENDLPKDEEKRELYEIGKKLFADLGYEEIGMDHFALKSDSLYKATLENTLHRNFMGYTSNKTQLMIGLGMSAISDSWYGFSQNVKTVKEYQKIVNLGEIPVFRGHILTKEDQIIRKHILNLMCNFSTSWDLDQMKISNVDNHLHELEELIKDDLVQLKGNTIYIPEKARPFVRNVCMAFDKKLLKVKSDQKTFSLTI; encoded by the coding sequence ATGAAAAATTTAATTCAAAAATATAATGTTCCAGGGCCTAGATATACAAGTTATCCTACAGTACCATATTGGAATAATGAAACCTTTTCTAAACAAAAATGGATCAAGTCCTTTCAACAATCTTTTATAGAAAGTAATCAGAAAGAAGGTATTAGCTTATATATTCATTTGCCTTTTTGTGAGAGTTTATGCACGTTTTGCGCTTGTCATAAACATATTACAAAAAGACATGAAGTAGAAGAGGAGTACATAAAAACAGTAATTAACGAATGGCAATTGTATGTTAATTTAACTGATGAAACTCCTATTATAAAGGAGTTACATTTAGGTGGAGGTACACCCACATTTTTCTCTAAAGAAAATTTAGAGTACTTGATACAAGGTATTTTTAAAAATGCTAAAAAGCACAACAATGCTGAGTTTAGTTTTGAAGGTCATCCTAGTAATACAACCAAAGAACAATTACAAACGTTGTTTAACTGCGGATTTACCAGAGTTAGCTTTGGAGTTCAAGATTATAACCAAAATGTTCAAAAGGCAATTAATAGAATTCAAACTTTTAAAGAAGTGCAACAAGTTACAGATTGGGCTAGAGAAATTGGTTACACCTCTATAAGTCATGATTTAATTTTCGGTTTACCACATCAAACAAAAGAAAACGTAATCTATACCATTAATAAAACCAAAGAGCTAAAACCTGATCGAATTTCATTCTATAGTTATGCCCATGTGCCTTGGGTAAAAGGAGTAGGGCAGAGAGGTTTTAATGAAAATGATTTACCAAAAGACGAAGAAAAAAGAGAACTGTATGAAATAGGAAAAAAACTATTTGCAGATTTAGGATATGAAGAAATAGGTATGGATCATTTTGCATTAAAAAGCGATTCTCTCTATAAAGCTACTTTAGAAAATACGTTACATAGAAACTTTATGGGATATACCTCGAATAAAACCCAGTTAATGATTGGTTTGGGAATGTCTGCCATTTCTGACTCTTGGTATGGTTTTTCTCAAAATGTAAAAACAGTAAAAGAATATCAAAAAATAGTGAACTTAGGAGAAATTCCTGTTTTTAGAGGTCATATTTTAACTAAAGAAGATCAAATCATAAGAAAACACATTTTAAATTTGATGTGCAACTTTAGTACTTCTTGGGATTTAGACCAAATGAAGATTTCAAACGTTGATAATCATTTGCATGAACTTGAAGAGTTAATAAAAGATGATTTAGTTCAGTTAAAAGGCAATACTATCTATATTCCAGAAAAGGCAAGACCATTTGTTAGAAACGTATGTATGGCTTTCGACAAGAAATTACTAAAAGTAAAATCTGACCAAAAAACCTTCTCGCTAACCATTTAA
- a CDS encoding heavy metal translocating P-type ATPase metal-binding domain-containing protein — MNTTLCYHCGDSCENTTITLNEKRFCCNGCKTVYEIFSENDLTCYYDLQENPGAIPSEIEGKYDFLENKEIIEKLLEFNDEHTQIVTLYIPHIHCSSCIWVLENLHKLNDKINSSQVDFPKKTVRVSYDATLTSLKEIVLLLSTIGYEPYISLEDYETGKKKVNRSLIYKLGIAGFAFGNVMFLSFPEYFEVDGFWLNQYKNIFRWLMFVFSLPVVFYAANDYFVSAYKGLRSKILNIDVPIALGVSVLFIRSTIEIIFDLGTGFFDSLTGLVFFLLLGKFFQQKTYNFLSFERDYKSYFPIAVTRILSDKTEENVQIYDVKKGDRLLIRHQELIPVDGILINGDAQIDYSFVTGEAEPVTKKSGDKLFAGGKQLTGVLEMQVLASVSQSYLTQLWSNDVFKNDKSSSFKTLTDKISKNFTIIVLTIAILSTTFWLFFDDSKALNVFTAVLIIACPCAIALAAPFTLGNLLRIFGKQKFYLKNATVIEQLAGVDTVIFDKTGTLTTNKESTITYEGSPLIMEEKIALKSSLRASNHPLSRILYNSLNNVNTEVLEGYNEYLGKGIETKLKNNSLKIGAASFVKNGKEESSFDTSVHVSVNENYKGKFRFKNAYRKGVKSIFNTLKRSYFLAVISGDNEGEKVYLKEFLPKETTFLFNQKPDDKLQFAESQQNLGRNVAMIGDGLNDAGALAQSNVGIALSENINVFSPACDAILDASQFDKISAFFKASKKAITIIKYCFALSLLYNVVGLYFAVTGQLMPVIAAILMPLSSISIVVFTTISTNIIGKKLRKL, encoded by the coding sequence ATGAATACTACACTATGTTATCATTGTGGAGATTCTTGTGAGAATACAACAATTACGCTTAACGAAAAGCGTTTTTGCTGTAATGGTTGTAAAACCGTTTATGAGATTTTTTCAGAAAACGATTTAACTTGTTATTACGATCTTCAAGAAAATCCAGGTGCAATTCCATCAGAAATTGAGGGGAAGTATGATTTCTTAGAGAACAAAGAAATTATAGAGAAACTCTTAGAATTTAATGACGAACACACACAAATTGTAACGCTTTATATTCCTCATATTCATTGCAGCTCTTGTATTTGGGTCCTAGAGAATTTGCATAAATTAAATGATAAAATAAACTCATCTCAAGTAGATTTCCCTAAGAAAACAGTTCGAGTATCTTATGATGCAACCCTAACATCACTAAAAGAAATAGTACTTTTATTAAGTACAATTGGTTACGAACCTTATATAAGTTTAGAAGATTATGAAACTGGTAAGAAAAAAGTAAACCGAAGTTTAATTTATAAATTAGGAATTGCAGGTTTTGCTTTTGGTAATGTGATGTTTTTATCGTTTCCAGAATATTTTGAGGTTGATGGCTTTTGGCTAAATCAATACAAAAACATTTTTCGTTGGTTAATGTTTGTCTTTTCTTTGCCTGTAGTTTTTTATGCGGCCAATGATTATTTTGTTTCAGCATATAAAGGCCTAAGATCTAAAATACTAAATATAGATGTGCCTATTGCTTTAGGTGTTTCTGTTTTATTTATAAGAAGTACTATCGAGATTATTTTTGATTTAGGTACTGGCTTTTTCGATAGTTTAACTGGTTTAGTTTTCTTCTTGCTTTTAGGTAAGTTCTTTCAGCAAAAAACGTATAATTTTTTGTCTTTTGAACGCGATTACAAATCGTACTTTCCAATTGCGGTTACTCGAATTTTATCAGATAAAACAGAAGAAAATGTTCAAATTTACGATGTTAAAAAAGGTGATAGATTATTAATTAGACACCAAGAACTAATACCTGTAGATGGCATTTTAATTAATGGAGATGCACAAATAGATTATAGCTTTGTTACTGGTGAAGCAGAACCTGTAACTAAAAAGTCTGGAGACAAGTTATTTGCTGGTGGTAAACAATTAACAGGCGTTTTAGAAATGCAAGTCTTAGCTTCAGTATCTCAAAGTTACTTAACACAGTTGTGGAGTAACGATGTGTTTAAGAATGATAAAAGTTCGTCATTTAAAACACTAACAGATAAAATCAGTAAAAATTTTACAATTATAGTGTTAACCATTGCTATTTTGTCTACTACTTTTTGGTTATTTTTTGATGATAGCAAGGCTTTAAATGTATTTACAGCAGTGCTTATTATTGCTTGTCCATGTGCAATAGCTCTGGCTGCACCTTTTACTCTAGGTAATTTATTGCGCATTTTTGGAAAGCAAAAATTCTATTTGAAAAATGCAACAGTAATAGAACAATTAGCGGGTGTAGATACTGTGATATTTGACAAAACAGGAACCTTAACTACTAATAAAGAAAGTACAATTACCTATGAAGGTTCACCTTTAATAATGGAAGAAAAAATAGCTTTAAAGAGTAGTTTAAGAGCATCAAATCATCCTTTAAGTAGAATATTGTATAACTCATTAAATAATGTGAATACTGAGGTTTTAGAGGGATATAATGAGTATTTAGGTAAAGGAATAGAAACTAAGCTTAAGAACAATAGTCTTAAAATAGGTGCTGCATCCTTTGTAAAAAATGGCAAAGAAGAATCATCATTTGATACTTCAGTACATGTAAGTGTTAATGAGAATTACAAAGGTAAATTCCGTTTTAAAAACGCTTACAGAAAAGGAGTAAAGTCTATTTTTAATACATTAAAAAGATCGTATTTTTTGGCTGTAATTTCAGGAGATAATGAGGGTGAAAAAGTGTATTTGAAAGAATTTTTACCCAAGGAAACTACATTTCTATTTAATCAAAAACCAGATGATAAATTACAATTTGCTGAAAGTCAACAAAATTTAGGCAGAAATGTGGCTATGATTGGTGATGGTTTGAATGATGCAGGAGCCCTTGCTCAGAGTAATGTTGGTATTGCACTTTCAGAAAATATTAATGTTTTTTCTCCTGCTTGCGATGCTATTTTAGACGCTTCTCAATTTGATAAAATATCTGCTTTTTTCAAAGCTTCAAAAAAGGCGATTACAATCATAAAATACTGCTTTGCATTATCACTACTTTATAATGTTGTTGGGTTATATTTTGCAGTAACAGGCCAATTAATGCCAGTAATTGCAGCTATTTTAATGCCCTTAAGTTCTATAAGCATAGTTGTTTTCACAACTATTTCAACCAATATAATTGGTAAAAAATTACGTAAACTATGA
- a CDS encoding Crp/Fnr family transcriptional regulator, giving the protein MSKCEQCIVRQFNSLKHLSKDELIRMSACKTSKIIKKGEPLFIEGEHINGVFCIKDGICKVSKISDNGKNQIVNLIKKGDLIGERSLLTEEVSNLNAVALEDLEVCFIPKSEIVKDLEKNQNFTMDVLKNMANSLKNADNLIVDMAQKSVKQRLAETLLKLQTKFGTTEEGNLDIHLSREDIANIIGTATESAIRLLSEFKKKGYIEMKGKSISVANENGLKKVSSGF; this is encoded by the coding sequence ATGAGTAAATGTGAACAATGTATTGTTCGTCAATTTAATTCTCTAAAACATCTTTCTAAAGATGAATTAATAAGAATGTCTGCTTGCAAAACCTCTAAAATTATTAAAAAAGGTGAGCCTTTATTTATTGAGGGTGAGCATATTAATGGAGTTTTCTGTATCAAAGATGGTATTTGTAAAGTTTCTAAAATTAGTGACAATGGAAAAAATCAAATAGTAAACTTGATTAAAAAAGGCGATTTAATTGGTGAACGCAGTTTATTAACTGAAGAAGTTTCTAATTTAAATGCTGTTGCTCTAGAAGATTTAGAAGTGTGTTTTATACCAAAAAGTGAAATTGTTAAAGATTTAGAGAAAAATCAGAACTTTACAATGGATGTTTTAAAAAATATGGCAAACTCTCTTAAAAATGCAGATAATTTAATTGTTGATATGGCACAGAAAAGTGTAAAACAACGATTGGCTGAGACACTTTTAAAACTACAAACCAAATTTGGAACCACAGAAGAAGGCAATCTAGACATTCATTTATCCAGAGAGGATATTGCCAATATTATAGGTACAGCCACAGAATCTGCAATTCGTTTATTGTCTGAATTTAAGAAAAAGGGCTATATTGAAATGAAAGGCAAAAGCATTAGTGTTGCTAATGAAAATGGTTTAAAGAAAGTTTCTAGCGGATTTTAA
- a CDS encoding BamA/TamA family outer membrane protein, whose amino-acid sequence MVYSCSINKFIPEGERLYTGAEIEMDADSAVPQVAQLKENLRQVLRPEPNSKFLGMHLGLYYYYKNEQGKTNFINKWLFKQLGEEPVYQSDVENLEVEDILLNRLENSGFFYSSATSSFTESEKRASVLYQLKIKEPYTLANYQVDSFTKPIFNDIKKLTAKSPFEKNMRFDLGNLKLERQRLDNELKDLGYYNFNNNFLIFEADTNQYKNKKFDLFLKLKKDVPEKAIIPYKVKTINVYPNYNLRDSTTNISKRFEEKNYYQNEEFFKPKYLDDFITLKEGDYYNPDNSKNTARRLSTIGAYKYVNIQYKELDTLADDNEGALEANIFLSPLTKRALRAELQAVTKSNNFAGPTLGLVFSNRNLFGGGETLNISSSIGYETQVSSGDNSGLSSLELELKTELIFPRVIAPFSINEDFFEYSIPKTKTSLSATYLNRSQLYTLLSGTALFGYVWNANKYITYEVNPISVNYTRLSNTTPEFDQILADNPFLARSFEQQFISGLTFSFTYNEMLAAKRTHQFFFNSTIDVAGNSISLLGKETTTGQPKEFLGLQYAQYAKADVDFRYHFNFGDKYAQTIATRLFAGYGLAYGNSDVVPFVKQYFSGGPYSVRAFNTRSLGPGTYTDTNNQNSTSFFDRTGNIRLEANVEYRFPIYSFFKGAFFVDAGNVWNSNENPAFNGNDKFTSNFLNELGMGAGLGLRIDVQGFVIRFDLAAPFHDPALPEGERLDFRLDEPVFNFAIGYSF is encoded by the coding sequence ATGGTATATTCTTGTAGCATTAACAAATTTATACCTGAAGGCGAACGCCTTTATACAGGCGCAGAAATAGAAATGGATGCTGATTCTGCAGTACCTCAAGTAGCGCAGTTAAAAGAAAATCTTAGACAAGTTTTAAGACCTGAACCCAACTCTAAGTTTTTAGGTATGCACTTGGGTTTGTACTACTATTATAAAAATGAGCAAGGAAAGACCAATTTTATTAATAAATGGTTGTTTAAGCAATTAGGTGAAGAGCCAGTTTATCAATCTGATGTAGAGAATTTAGAGGTAGAAGACATTCTTTTAAATAGATTAGAAAACAGTGGATTCTTTTATAGCTCTGCAACTTCATCATTTACAGAATCAGAGAAAAGAGCATCTGTTTTATATCAACTAAAAATTAAAGAACCTTATACTTTAGCCAATTATCAAGTTGATAGTTTTACTAAACCAATTTTTAATGACATTAAAAAGCTTACTGCAAAGTCTCCTTTTGAAAAGAATATGCGTTTCGATTTGGGGAATTTAAAGTTAGAAAGGCAACGTTTAGATAATGAGTTGAAAGACTTAGGCTATTATAATTTTAATAATAACTTTTTAATTTTTGAGGCAGATACAAATCAATACAAGAATAAGAAATTCGATCTTTTTTTGAAATTAAAAAAGGATGTGCCTGAGAAAGCTATCATTCCTTATAAGGTAAAAACTATCAATGTTTACCCAAATTATAATTTAAGAGATTCTACAACTAATATTTCAAAACGCTTTGAAGAGAAAAATTACTATCAAAATGAAGAATTTTTCAAGCCTAAATATTTAGATGATTTTATCACACTAAAAGAAGGTGACTATTACAATCCTGATAATTCAAAAAATACGGCAAGACGCCTATCTACAATAGGTGCTTATAAATATGTAAATATTCAGTACAAAGAATTAGATACCCTTGCAGATGATAATGAAGGTGCATTAGAAGCCAATATCTTTTTATCACCATTAACCAAACGTGCGCTTCGTGCAGAGTTGCAAGCTGTTACTAAATCTAACAATTTTGCTGGTCCAACTCTTGGTTTGGTTTTTAGTAACAGAAATCTTTTTGGAGGAGGAGAGACCTTAAATATAAGTTCTAGTATTGGGTATGAAACCCAAGTTTCATCAGGAGATAATTCAGGTTTAAGTAGTTTAGAATTAGAATTAAAAACAGAATTAATTTTTCCTAGAGTAATTGCTCCGTTTTCAATTAACGAAGATTTTTTTGAATATTCCATACCTAAAACAAAAACAAGTTTAAGTGCAACATATTTAAATCGTAGTCAGTTATATACCTTATTATCAGGAACTGCACTTTTTGGTTATGTGTGGAATGCAAACAAATACATAACCTATGAGGTAAATCCTATTTCTGTTAATTACACAAGGTTGTCTAACACCACACCAGAATTTGATCAAATTTTAGCAGACAACCCATTTTTAGCAAGAAGTTTTGAACAGCAATTTATTTCTGGTTTAACTTTTTCATTTACGTATAACGAAATGTTAGCCGCAAAAAGAACCCATCAATTTTTCTTTAATTCAACAATTGATGTTGCAGGAAATTCAATAAGTCTATTAGGTAAAGAAACTACAACAGGTCAGCCAAAAGAATTTTTAGGTTTGCAATATGCACAATATGCAAAGGCAGATGTAGATTTTAGATATCATTTTAATTTTGGTGATAAGTATGCTCAAACCATTGCAACACGTTTATTTGCTGGTTATGGTTTGGCTTATGGTAATTCTGATGTTGTACCTTTTGTAAAACAATATTTTTCTGGAGGTCCATATAGTGTAAGAGCCTTTAATACTAGATCTTTAGGCCCAGGTACTTATACAGATACAAACAATCAAAACAGTACTTCTTTTTTTGATAGAACTGGTAATATTAGGTTGGAAGCTAATGTAGAATATCGCTTTCCTATTTACTCTTTTTTTAAAGGTGCCTTTTTTGTTGATGCTGGTAATGTATGGAACTCAAATGAAAATCCGGCTTTTAATGGTAATGATAAATTTACATCTAACTTCTTAAATGAATTAGGAATGGGTGCAGGTTTAGGACTAAGGATTGATGTGCAAGGTTTTGTAATTCGTTTTGATTTAGCAGCACCATTTCATGACCCAGCTTTGCCTGAAGGAGAACGCTTAGATTTTAGGTTAGATGAACCTGTATTTAATTTTGCAATAGGTTATTCTTTCTAA